ATCCGCCCTTACCCATTCGGCTCGCCAAAATGGCCGCGCTCGAATCCTGGCTGCTCAAACCGGCGGAGTTGGTTCCGCAAACCATCGAACTGCCGTTGGCGGAATTCGTGCGCGCCAATCCGTTGTTTAAGCCTGCCCATTTGGCGACGATTACGTTGCAGTTCGACCGGCAGACGGCGGGCGCGGTGGTGTTGGATGAAGTCGGGTTCAGCCGGGAAAATTAGACGTTATCGGGAAGAGGGATTAACCACGGGGAACACCGGGGAAGAGGGGGGAAGCACAAACTGAACCAGCAGATCGCCACTCTTCCTCCGCATGTATTTTGCTTGGTTTCCCCGTGCGCCCCGTGTGCCCCGTGGTTCGTTCGTTGCTTAATCCCGATAAGGTATATTGAAGCGACAGAGCATGCCCACTCGCAAAAAAATCTATTTCTCGATTGCCGCCCTGGTGGCGCTGCTGATTGGCGGCACGCTCGGTTATCATTTTATTGAAGGCTGGCCGCTGTTCGATGGTTTGTACATGACCGTCATCACGCTGGCGACCATCGGTTACGGCGAGGTGCAAACGCTCTCGCAAACGGGCCGGGCCTTTACGATTGTCTTGATTGTCTTTGGCGTGGCGTTCTTCGGCTTCCTGCTTTCGACGCTGACGCAGGCGCTGATCGAGAGCGAGCTTGCCAATACTTTAGGGAGGCGCAGAGTGTTTCGTGACATCAGCCAATTAAAAAATCACTACATCCTGTGCGGCGCCGGCAAGGTCGGCCTGCGCATCATCGAAGAGATCAAAAAGAAAGGCGAAGAGTTCGTCATCATCGAACGCGACGAACAGGTCGCCGAACGCCTGTTGACGCAGGGCCATTTGGTGTTGATCGGCGATGCGACGGATGAAGCCGTCTTGGAAGGCGCGCGCGTGGCGACGGCCCGCGCCTTGATTACAGCGGCATCCAGCGACCCCGAAAATGTGTATATCGCGTTGACTGCGCGCGGCATGAATCCGGAGTTGTATATCGTCTCGCGCGCCACCGACGCCCACGCCGAACGCCAGTTGATGCGCGCCGGGGCCAACAAAGTCGTCTCGCCCGCGCTGATTGCCAGCCATCGCATGGCCCAGGCGGCCCTGTCGCCCGCCGTGGCTGATTTCATCGAATTGACCACCATGACCGAATCGCTCGATCTGCATTTCGATCAGATTCGCATCGCCGCTGGTTCACCACTCGACGGCCAAAAAATTAAAGAGGCGAATGTGCGGGCCGAATATAACGTGATGCTGGTCGCCATTACGCCAGCGCAGGGC
This Acidobacteriota bacterium DNA region includes the following protein-coding sequences:
- a CDS encoding potassium channel protein; translated protein: MPTRKKIYFSIAALVALLIGGTLGYHFIEGWPLFDGLYMTVITLATIGYGEVQTLSQTGRAFTIVLIVFGVAFFGFLLSTLTQALIESELANTLGRRRVFRDISQLKNHYILCGAGKVGLRIIEEIKKKGEEFVIIERDEQVAERLLTQGHLVLIGDATDEAVLEGARVATARALITAASSDPENVYIALTARGMNPELYIVSRATDAHAERQLMRAGANKVVSPALIASHRMAQAALSPAVADFIELTTMTESLDLHFDQIRIAAGSPLDGQKIKEANVRAEYNVMLVAITPAQGAMIFNPKGEQTLHAGDMLIAIGNRAGLSHLARVAAAERGHKAKS